Part of the Candidatus Thermoplasmatota archaeon genome, AGGGGTGGGAGGAACTCCTCGAGCGTCTCAAACGCCACGCGCGATGACCTCCCGAAGCCGCTCGATGGCCTTGCGGACCTCCACGAGCACGAGGATGTTGTTGGTTCCCGGCTGGAGCAGGGTCACAAGCGCAAGGCCGCTTGCGACCTGGAAGACCGCGATGGAGCCCCGGTCCGTCGTCACGATGACGTTGCGCGAGCGCCCGAGGTCCATGAGCTCGGTGGTGCGCACGCCCGCGCGCGCGAGCATGGCGCCGGCGGTCGCGACGAGCGCGGGGTCGACGCCGCCCCGGAGATCCCATGCGAGGGGGCTTCCCTCGTCGTCGACTAGGACGCTTCCCAAAAGGCCTCCGAGGTTGCGCTGCAGTTCCGCGAGCGATTCCCGAAGCTCGGTGGACAGGGCTTCCCCGGGCGACTGGGCGGGCAGAAGGTCGAACCCTTCGGTGGCGTCGCCCATCGGGGCGGCCAACGCGATGGCGCCTTTTCAGGGTTTCGGGAACCGTTCCGGGTTGATGGGTATGCCGTAACCTTCATGCGTGGGAACGGTCAGAGTGCTCGCGGGGGTTGTGTTTGGGCGGCAAGCAATGCACGTCCTGCGGGGCCGAGCTCGACGGGGTCGAGACCGCCGGCGGGGTCATCTACGAGTGCGGAACGCACGGCGTTCGCGATTGGGTCTTCGAGGACCAGACGCACACGGAGTACGCCTTGCGCGTTCCCCGTGCTCCGGTTTCCCGTCTGTTTCCGGAACGATTGTAGGGATCGTACGCAGCGGGCGCGCAGCGGGTGCAAGTCTCGTGCACGTTCCAGTCGGAGGCCTCATGGACTGACCGTGGGTTTGCCGCCCGCCCGATGCCATCACGACTCACGCCGCCTGCACCCGCCCGCGCGATCGTTCGCGCAAGCGTGCGGAAAGCCGGGGGCGCCGCCGTCGCCGCGTTTTCCGCGCCGGGTCTGCCGTTCTTGCCGCGCGAGGTTCGCCTGGCCCGGGACCGGCCGCTGGCGGACGCGCCCGTCCAGTCGCCCATCGTCCTCCACGTCCTCGAAGGCCACGTGCATCCGCGGATCGACGGACGCAACGGGAACGTGCTGTCCACGGGCGACGCGTGGACGCTTCCTTCGCACGCGCGCACGTGGGGCCTCGACCCGTCGCCCGAGGACACACGCGTGCTGTGCGTCGAGCTGACCGGCGCCGACGGCGTCCCCGAAGTGGCGCCCGTTCGCGCCCACGCGCCTGGGCGCTCCGAACGGGAGGGCGCGCGAATCGCGGTCGTTTCCTTCCGCGAGCCCACGCTTGCGTGCGTCGGCTTGCGCTGGGAGGACGTGGAGCTTGCGCCCGGCGCCGTCTTCGTGCGACCCGTCGAGGAAGGACGAGCGGCGTTCGCGGCCGTGCTGTCCGGACGCGCGACCTGCGGCGAAGGGTTCGACCTCGACGAGGGAACCGGCTTCCTCTTGCGGCGCGCCGACGCCGTGGGCTTCCGGGCGGTCGTTCCCACGCGGCTTGCTTTCTGGACCTTCCCGTCGCCGGCCTAGGCCGCGCCGTCGTCGAACGCGTAGACGATCCGCTCGGTCTCCTTGCCCTTGCCCTCCTTGCGAAGGACGCGGATGCGCCCGATCTCGCGCGTGTTCTCGACGTGCGTTCCCGCGCACGGGCAGAGGTCGACGTCGCCGATCTCGATCACCCGAAGCTTCTGCACGGCCATGGGCAATCGGTCCCACTGAACGCGCGGGCCAAGCTTCTCCTCGAGCGCGCGCCGGACCTCGTCGTACACGCGGATCGGGATGCCCTGCCGGAACGCCTCGTTGGCGGCGGCTTCGAGCGTCGAGAGGTCCTCGTTCGAGAGCTTCACGGGATGGAGGTCCACGCGGGAGTGGTCGCGCCCCACCTGGTTGCCCACGGTGCGCGCGCCAAAGAGGTGGTGGGCAAGGCCGGAGACGACGTGCTGGCTCGTGTGCATGCGCATGAGCGCGTAGCGGTTCTCCCAATCGATGAGCCCCGTGACCTCGGCTCCTTCCGGCGGCCGGTCGCCTTCGAGGACGTGCTTCACCACGCCCTTCTGGCTCACGTACTTCACGCGCGCGCTTCCGCCCGCCCAACGGAGCTCACCCACGTCCGAAGGCTGCCCGCCCCCCTCAGGATGAAATGCGGTCACGTCGAGGCGAACCCAGTCGTCCAGCGCCTTTGTCACGCGCGCGCGGAACTCGCGGGCGTATTGAAGCGCCGGATCGCGGAAGTACAGGAGCTCCGTCACGGATTCGCCCAGAGCCGCCGCGAGCCTTGTATCTTGCGACGGGGATCGACGTTGACCGGGCAACCGTCCGGCCGGGCGCGACGATCGCATATACTTGAGCCGGCAGACCGTTTGCCGATGAGCGAGGCGCGCGAAGGAGCCGGGCTGGACGCGAGGGTCTCGTTTCCGGCCGTCGGAGCCCCTTCCGGCCGCCTCGCCGTCGTCGGGCTCATCACGGACGCCGCCTACGCCGCCGAGGTCTCCGACATCCGCGACATCTCCACCGTGCTCACGCGGATGCAGCTTCGGACCCGCCGCGCCCTCGCCGGCTAGCCAAGCGGCCAACGCTATGTAGCCGCACGGGCCTTCCGGCGCGGTGAAGCTCTCCTTCGTCACGTCCAACAAGGGCAAGTTCGAGGAAGCCCGCGCCGCGCTGTCCCTCCACGGCATCGAGCTTCTCCACCGGCTCGTTCCCCACCCGGAGATCCAGGCCGACACGCTCGAGGAGGTTGCCCGCGAGCGCGCGCGTTTTCTCCGCGACGCCATCACCGGCGAACCGTACTTCGTCGACGACGCCGGCCTCTTCGTCGACGCCCTCGCGGGATTTCCGGGCGTGTACTCGGCCTACGCCTACAAGACGATCGGCGTCGCCGGCATCCTGAGGCTCCTTGCCGGCGAAGCCAACCGAGCGGCCCGGTTCGAGGCCGTCCTCGCCTACATGGAGCCCGCAAGCGTCGCCCCCGTCCTCGTCAAGGGCGTCTGCCGCGGCCGCATCCTCGAAACGCCCGAAGGCGCGGGCGGCTTCGGGTTCGACCCCGTCTTTGCTCCCGACGGGCACACCGAGAGCTTCGCGCGCCTGCCGCTCTCCGCCAAGAACGAGCTCTCCCACCGCGGGCGCGCGCTTGCGAAGCTCGTCGAACATCTTCGGGCCGCCGGCAAAATTCCGTGACGAATCAAACGCGCCATCCAATCTTCCTATACCCCCCGCCGTCGTGGTTGGCGTGGAGTTCCCATGCGAGCGCGCGGATCGTTGCTTGCCCTGCTCGGTTGCCTTGCCCTCGTCGCCCTGCCCACGGCCTCCGCCGGCCCCTTCGAGGACGTTCCGGGCCTCGTCGAGGACGCCCGCGCGCTCGCGTGCGGAACCGCCGGCGGCGCGCCCGTCGCCGGCGACACGCTGCAGGAGCTTGGCGTCTGCGAACCGCCCGGCTCGCCCGACGTGCCACCGCCCGAAGTTCCGGCCGAGGCGGAGGCGCCCCTTGCGGACGAGGCCGCCGAGGTCGCCGACGAGATCGTCGGCGCCGCGCTTGGCGCCGTCGACGCCATCCGTGAAAACCCCGCGGACGCCCCAAACGCGCTCGCCGCGTTCCTCGAAGCCGTCGTGGCCGCCCTCGGCAAGCTCTTCGACGCCGCGGCCCAAGCGCTGGGCCTTGCCGCAAGCCTGCCCCTTGCGGCCGCCGACCTTGGAAGGGGCGCGCTCTCCGCCGTCGCCGACGCGCTAGCGGGCGCAGCCGACGGGCTTGCGACCGCCGCCTCCGGCGGAGCGCAATCCGTCGCCGACGCAGCCTCGGGCGCCACCCGATCGGTCGCCGGCGCGGCCGGCGCAACCGCGGACGGGCTCGCCTCCGGGCTTCACGCCATTGCCGACGGCGTCGCTTCGGCCGCGCGCGCGGTCGCCGACGCCGTCGCCTCCCTCTTTGCCGCCTCCCAGCCTCCGGCGCCCGGCGGGAACGCTCCGCTCCCCGTGGAGCTTCCCGCCGCGCGCGGGCTTCCCTCGTCCCTTCTCGACGAGGTCGGCCGGACGGTCGACGGGCTTGCGCCGTGATGTATACGGAGGTATACGTTTGTATACATCGCCCGACTAGCGCGAAAGCCCGCGCGCCGCGCGCACCGTGTTTGCAAGCAACATGGCGATCGTCATGGGCCCCACGCCGCCGGGCACGGGCGTGATCGCTGAAGCGACCTTCGAGACCTCCTCGAAGGCGACGTCGCCCACGATGCGCGATCCCTTCGGGTGGGAAGGATCGGCCACGCGGTTGATGCCGACGTCCACGACGACCGCGCCGGGCTTCACGTGGCGCGCGCGGACGAACTCCGGCTGGCCCATGGCCGCGACGAGGACGTCGGCCTCGCGCGTCGCTTGCTCGAGGTTTGGGGTGCGGCTGTGGCAGACGGTTACGGTCGCGTCGCCGCCGCGGCCCTTGCCGAGAAGGAGCACCGAGAGAGGTTTGCCGACGATGTTGCCGCGGCCGAGGACGGCCACGCGCTTTCCTTGCGGCGAGTGGCCGTTTCGTTCGAGGAGCTCGACGACGCCGGCCGGCGTGCACGGGACAAAGCCGGGGCGTCCGGCGAGCAGGCGGCCGAGGTTCTCGTGCGTGAAGCCGTCCACGTCCTTTCGCGGATCGAGCGTTGCGAGGACGGCCTCCTCGGAGATCTGCGGCGGAAGCGGGAGCTGGACGAGGATGCCGTGCACGGCGGGGTCCGCGTTGAGGGCGCGCAGGACGGCCAGAAGCTCGGCCTCGGTCGTCGCGGCGGGGAGGCGTCGCGTGCCGTGCTCGATGCCCACTTCGGCGCACGCCTTGTTTTTGTTCTCCACGTAGACGACGCTTGCGGCGTTGTCGCCGACGAGCACGAACTGGAGGTTCGGGACGACGCCCTGCGCGCGGAGGGTTTCGACGTCCTTGCGGATCTCCGCGCGCATCGTGGCCGCGAGGGCTTTTCCGTCGAGGATGCGCGCTCCCATGAAGGCCCCTACGTCTCGTCGAACTTGAGGTTCTGCATGAGCTTCTTCTGCATCTTCCGGTTGCCCGCGAAGCCCTTGATGGCGCGCTTGCTCATCTCGTAGTACTTGAGGAGTTCCTTCACCTCGCGCGGTTCGGCGCCGCTTCCGCGCGCGATGCGCTGGAGGCGCGAGCCGCGGACGTCGCCGGGGTTCTCCATCTCGTGCGCCGTCATGGAGTCCATGATCACGCGGTAGCGCTTGAGCCGCTCCTGCGTCTTCTCCATCTCGTCGTCCTTCATCTTGGCGCGGGCGGCCGAGAGGCCCGGGATCATGTCGAAGACCTTGCCAAGGGGCCCCATGTTCTGGAGCATGTCCATCTGCTCGCGCATGTCCTGGAGCGTGAACTTGCCCGTCATGATGCGCCGTGCGGTGCGCTCGGCCTTGCCCTCGTCTTCGATCGCCGCCTGGGCCTTCTCGAGGAGGCTCTGCAGGTCGCCCATGCCAAGGAGGCGCGAGACAAAGCGCGCCGAGTCGAACTTCTCAAGCTCGTCGATGTGCTCGCCCGTGCCGATGAAGACGATGGGCGCCTGGGTCTCGGAGACGGCCGAGAGGGCGCCTCCGCCCTTGGCCGTGCCGTCGAGCTTGGTGACGATGACGCCCGTGAGGCCGACGGCCTCGTGGAACGCCTTCGCCTGCGGGCCGGCCTGCTGGCCCACCTGCGCGTCGATGACGAGGATCTTCTCGTCGGCCTTGGCCACGCGCGCGACGTTTTTCAGCTCCTCGATGAGGTCCTCGGCGAGGCTGTGGCGACCGGCCGTGTCGACGATGACGACGTCGGCCTTGAGGGCGGCCAACCCGTTCTTGACGATGGTCGCGGCGTCCTTCTGGCCGGGCTCGCCGTAGAAGGGCACGCGCACCTGCTCGGAGAGCTGCTTGAGCTGGTCGTAGGCGGCCGGGCGGTGGACGTCGGCTGCGATGAGGCCCGGGCGAAGGCCCTTCTTCTGGAAGTACTTCGCGAGCTTGCCGCAGGTGGTGGTCTTTCCCTGCCCGTACAGCCCGACGAGCATGATGCGCTGGGGCTTGACGGGCACGTCGCGCGCCTTGCCGAGCACCTTCACGAGCTCGTCGTTCACGATGCGGATGACGTGCATGCGGGGGCTCATGCCCGCCGGCGGAGGCTCGTTCAGCGCCCGCCGCTCGATCTCCTTGGTGATCGCAAGCGCGAGTCGCACGTTGACGTCGGCCTGCAGGAGCGCGCGCTGGATGTCGCGGACGACCTCCTTCACCAAGCCCGCGTCGATGCGGCCGGCGTTGGCGATCTTCCGCATGGTCGTGCGGAGCGACTCGCCGAGGCCTTCGAGCACCATGACGGGGTTCGAACGCCGACTCTCCCTTTTAATGGCTGCGTTGGCGGGCGCTCGATCGTTGCGCCGTTTCCCGGAACAGGAGCGCCCATCCGAGGACCCGGACCATCTCCTCGACGACCGGAAGCTCGGAGGCGTCGGGCCTCCCGGCCACGCGCGGAACGGGCTCCGCGGCTTGGTAGTTGCATCCCATGGACGGAGGAAAGGCCGGCGGCGCCGTCAAGCCTCGTAGGAACCGACCCGCCGACGGCACGTGGGCCGATTGCGCACGCTCCGGTCGTCCGTGCGTCGGTGGTGTGCGGGGCTCTGTCCGCCCCTGGCCACGGACGGGGCGACGCCAATCACGGACGGGGCCCGACGCGCTCGCTGAAGTGGAGCCTCCACGCGACGACGATCGCAAGGTCTCCGATCGCCTCCGCGTCGCGCGCCTCGACGAGGCCCGCAATGCGGAAGTCGGGGAAGTTGGGCGGGATCCACCCGGGGAGGTGGGGCTTGAGGGAGGGCTCATGCCCGTGTCCGTCCGGCGTCGCGTGGCAGGCGTCCACGAGAATCGTTCTGCCCGAGCCACCATAAGCGTGTTGGATGCGTTCGCTAACGGCCGAACGGCGGCGGTTACCGCAACGTCACCGCGGCGGGCGGGCTTGGGCGCGCTCGGCGCGATACAGCCGCAGCACGCTGATGCGCCATCGGAGGTGCAGCGCGTTTCCGACGAATCCGAACAGTTGCCGGAAGCCGAGCTTGGAGGCGCCGTGCTCCCGCTCGCGGAAGGTGATGGGCACCTCCTCGATGCGGAAGCCCTTCCGGTAGACGATCGCGAGGAAGGACGTGAGGAAGGAATATCCCTTGTTGGCCTGGAGGTGGTCCCACGGGATGGCCTCCACAACCTCGCGCGTGAAGGCGCGGTAGCCGTTCGTGTTGTCGCGCACGGGGTAGTTGCCGGCGATGAGGCGCGCGACGAGGAGGTTGGCCACGCGCGTCGTGAGCCGTCGCATCCACGGGCGGCCCACGACGACGCTCCCGCGCGCCAGGCGCGAGCCGATCGCAAGATCGGCTCCCGCGTCGAGCCGATCCAGCAGGCGTGGAAGGTCCGCGGGGTCGTGCGAGAGGTCCGCGTCCATCGAGAGATAGCGGTCGGGATCGAACCGGCGGCGGATCGTCTCGACCGCGTCCTTGTACGCGGCGCCGTAGCCTTCCTTGGCCGCGCGGTGGTGGACCGTGACGAAGTCGGGGTGGCGCCGCGAAAGCTCGTCGGCGACCTTGCCCGTGCCGTCGGGGCTGTTGTCGTCCACGACGACAAAGCGCGCGTTTGGGAGGCCAAGCGCCCGGAGCCGCTCGACGAGGAGCGGGAGGTTCTCGCGCTCGTTGTACGTGAGCGTGAAAAGGACTAACGACGGCGCTTTGCTCATCGCCCGCTCTCCTTGCGCATCGGCCACGGAACCTTTATGATGGCATCCCCGCGTGGCGGCCCCATCCGGTGGCTGCGATGACGGGCGACGGCGCGGCGGAAACCATCGAGCAGGTCAACCGACTCGTGGACAAGTACTTTTCGCGAGACCCCGCGTCGTTCTCCGTTCCCAAGGGACGGCTCCCGCTCGTCGTCCCAAGCTACGGGCCCGAGGAGGTCAAGGAAGCCGTCGAAGCGCTCCTGACAAGCTACGTCACGATGGGCGCAAAGGTGCGTCAGTTCGAGGAAGCCTGGTCGCAGTACCTTGGCTCCCGCTCGAGCATCATGGTGAACTCGGGCTCGAGCGCCAACCTGCTGGCCCTCTTTGCCGCCGCCAACCCGCACACGCGCGGGCGCCTCATGCCCGGCGACGAGGTCCTCGTTCCGGCCATGTGCTGGTCGACGACCGTGTACCCCATCGTGCAGGCGGGCGCGATCCCCGTGCTCGTCGACGTCGACCCGCAGACGCTCACCATGGACCCGCAGGCGGCGCGCGCGGCCCTCACCGACAAGACGCGCGCGATCATGCCCGTGCACCTCCTTGGCAACGCGGCCGATATGCGCGAGCTCTCTCGCCTGGCCGACGAGCGGGATCTGTGGCTCATCGAGGACTGCTGCGAGGCGCACGGCACGACGATCGACGGACGCAAGGTGGGAACCTTCGGCGACCTTGGCACGTACAGCTTCTTCTTCTCGCACGCC contains:
- a CDS encoding polyprenol monophosphomannose synthase, with protein sequence MSKAPSLVLFTLTYNERENLPLLVERLRALGLPNARFVVVDDNSPDGTGKVADELSRRHPDFVTVHHRAAKEGYGAAYKDAVETIRRRFDPDRYLSMDADLSHDPADLPRLLDRLDAGADLAIGSRLARGSVVVGRPWMRRLTTRVANLLVARLIAGNYPVRDNTNGYRAFTREVVEAIPWDHLQANKGYSFLTSFLAIVYRKGFRIEEVPITFREREHGASKLGFRQLFGFVGNALHLRWRISVLRLYRAERAQARPPR
- a CDS encoding signal recognition particle protein Srp54, producing the protein MVLEGLGESLRTTMRKIANAGRIDAGLVKEVVRDIQRALLQADVNVRLALAITKEIERRALNEPPPAGMSPRMHVIRIVNDELVKVLGKARDVPVKPQRIMLVGLYGQGKTTTCGKLAKYFQKKGLRPGLIAADVHRPAAYDQLKQLSEQVRVPFYGEPGQKDAATIVKNGLAALKADVVIVDTAGRHSLAEDLIEELKNVARVAKADEKILVIDAQVGQQAGPQAKAFHEAVGLTGVIVTKLDGTAKGGGALSAVSETQAPIVFIGTGEHIDELEKFDSARFVSRLLGMGDLQSLLEKAQAAIEDEGKAERTARRIMTGKFTLQDMREQMDMLQNMGPLGKVFDMIPGLSAARAKMKDDEMEKTQERLKRYRVIMDSMTAHEMENPGDVRGSRLQRIARGSGAEPREVKELLKYYEMSKRAIKGFAGNRKMQKKLMQNLKFDET
- a CDS encoding DegT/DnrJ/EryC1/StrS family aminotransferase, with the translated sequence MTGDGAAETIEQVNRLVDKYFSRDPASFSVPKGRLPLVVPSYGPEEVKEAVEALLTSYVTMGAKVRQFEEAWSQYLGSRSSIMVNSGSSANLLALFAAANPHTRGRLMPGDEVLVPAMCWSTTVYPIVQAGAIPVLVDVDPQTLTMDPQAARAALTDKTRAIMPVHLLGNAADMRELSRLADERDLWLIEDCCEAHGTTIDGRKVGTFGDLGTYSFFFSHAITTIEGGAINTDDDDLAELLRPLRAHGWIREMKTREAIAARHPNVDPRFFFVNVGFNVRPTDLQGGFGIHQVRKLESFVEARRRYAHAITKGLSRHASVLELPTERPGTRHSYFTYPVIVREGARFRKEDLMRHLEAHGVETRPIISGNFAEHPAFGLLPARVAGSLPAASHAHRDGFLFGAHHRFGEEQARYVVECFDSFLRKQD
- a CDS encoding alanyl-tRNA editing protein produces the protein MTELLYFRDPALQYAREFRARVTKALDDWVRLDVTAFHPEGGGQPSDVGELRWAGGSARVKYVSQKGVVKHVLEGDRPPEGAEVTGLIDWENRYALMRMHTSQHVVSGLAHHLFGARTVGNQVGRDHSRVDLHPVKLSNEDLSTLEAAANEAFRQGIPIRVYDEVRRALEEKLGPRVQWDRLPMAVQKLRVIEIGDVDLCPCAGTHVENTREIGRIRVLRKEGKGKETERIVYAFDDGAA
- a CDS encoding roadblock/LC7 domain-containing protein; the protein is MGDATEGFDLLPAQSPGEALSTELRESLAELQRNLGGLLGSVLVDDEGSPLAWDLRGGVDPALVATAGAMLARAGVRTTELMDLGRSRNVIVTTDRGSIAVFQVASGLALVTLLQPGTNNILVLVEVRKAIERLREVIARGV
- the folD gene encoding bifunctional methylenetetrahydrofolate dehydrogenase/methenyltetrahydrofolate cyclohydrolase FolD gives rise to the protein MGARILDGKALAATMRAEIRKDVETLRAQGVVPNLQFVLVGDNAASVVYVENKNKACAEVGIEHGTRRLPAATTEAELLAVLRALNADPAVHGILVQLPLPPQISEEAVLATLDPRKDVDGFTHENLGRLLAGRPGFVPCTPAGVVELLERNGHSPQGKRVAVLGRGNIVGKPLSVLLLGKGRGGDATVTVCHSRTPNLEQATREADVLVAAMGQPEFVRARHVKPGAVVVDVGINRVADPSHPKGSRIVGDVAFEEVSKVASAITPVPGGVGPMTIAMLLANTVRAARGLSR
- the rdgB gene encoding RdgB/HAM1 family non-canonical purine NTP pyrophosphatase, with protein sequence MKLSFVTSNKGKFEEARAALSLHGIELLHRLVPHPEIQADTLEEVARERARFLRDAITGEPYFVDDAGLFVDALAGFPGVYSAYAYKTIGVAGILRLLAGEANRAARFEAVLAYMEPASVAPVLVKGVCRGRILETPEGAGGFGFDPVFAPDGHTESFARLPLSAKNELSHRGRALAKLVEHLRAAGKIP